The genomic stretch tggatgatgaagcagctggtcccccctgtggccagaatcgaacatcccctcaggaaaaggttaaattgcctctgcatctgtctctgtctcggttctatgtatatatgggcattgaatgtttgccctatatgtatataatgtgatccgccctgagtccccttcggggtgagaagggcggaatataaatactgtaaataaataaataaattgcattggAGTGTATATTCACAATTCTGTGTTAATAGTCATCCTCTTTATGAGAGTGACATTTATCGAATTTATTAGGGTACTTGAATTCACCCTATCTTTAAAAAACTGATATTGAACCTTGGACAGGACAATGAATGAAGCAACAAAATACATTTCCTTTATATGCAATACTATATTTTGACATTATTTTTGTAATTATGATTCGGTGATTGTACAATAATTTCTTTGagttttaaaactttgaaaaaatgtttaaatCCCATTGTGTTAAAAGAAGACATCCATGCATTTTGATACTGTAAATCCGCTTGTAAGGAGAAAGGCATCTAACCAGCGTTTTGCCATCAGAAGGGTGGCTGTTCTTCGGCAATTTCATATACAAGCCACTTGTGAGCGAATAGATAAGAATGTTTTCTGTGGATTCAGCAATGTCTGCCATGATGGCCTCCTTGCAAATTGATCCATCCTATGTCCATTCAGAAATTTATCAAGCAAACATGGCACAAATAAACAGCACAAAAGGAGTACCGCTTCAAGGGTCTTCGTTGGTTAAATCCACAATATGACCCAGGAGAACGTGGAAGGTGGGGCGCTCCTCTGGTTTCTggggcaaaagaaaaacaagctgttaggaattgtgggagctgaagtctaaaacaccttgaggccaaagtttgtccatgcctggtcttgGGGCTGCCTTACCTCATGCCAGCAACTATACATGATGCTGTAGACTCTGTCCGAAGCCAACTGAGGACGGTAGAGACGCAGACCTTTGGTTACGTGGTCCGTTGTCTCACTGTTGCTGAACCGCTCATAGGGCATCTTGCCCAAGCTGTAGAGCTCCCACATTAGGACACCTATGAGCCAGAAAAAAATACCACAAGAAATGAAATGAGTTGTAATCTAATGggccaccagcactctttggcagagaaggctcaaaaccttATTAAACTaaaactcccgtgattccatagcattgagatatggCGGATAAAGTGGTGTAAAgcaccattaattctacagtgtagatgcacccttagttctgCATCATGGGGGACTTTGCTAGCAGGGGTGCCAGGGGCTTACGTTGGGAATCTGCTTGAGGAGAGGGTGATCCTGATGGAAGTGGGGATGCCTGCATTCCCATTATTGCTTCATGCTGCATGGGAGATGCAAAGACAATGGCAGTTTGTAATGCTTTGATTTGGAGGGGGGCACATGACAACAGGACCATTGAACTGATGATGCTGATAGGATTGATGGAAGTTGCAGATCTGAAGCATTAAGGGTACAATCCAAGTTACACATTATTCTCTGGGATCTTATACCATTTTTGTGTTCATTCTGCAGAAAGGGTATGACAGAAAGATCTGAGGAAAGAGAGAGTGGGCGGGACAGAGGAATTCATCCCTAAATGCAGAGAGGTGGgtgcattatttttaataatttattttggtGGGGTTTTTAATAAGCTAGCATGAACACAGGACCCAGTCCTGGCTCTTCTTGAAGAAAAGGTACACATTCAGATCTAAAACCACATTTAGATCCTACCAAAGCAGGCTGCTTCCTGTCCCTGGCATGGCCCCATTTTTGAGCTTGCAATTGCTAGTTTTTAGGAAGTTCTACAATCCCCTCCCTGTTGTTGGTACTTCCTTTGCAAGTGGAAGCCTCTTTGACAGATCCTAAACCCATACAACTGACGACACTGAAAAACTGGGACTGTACTCATTTACTGACATCCAAAGTAGGGCTTGTGAATCCTAGCAGTAGCACTGGGATCACCATATCTCTTTCAGGCTGCAAGGTTTTCATGTGATTTGAACTCACCAAAAGCCCAGACATCCGATttgctactgaacttgctgtagAGAAGGACTTCTGGAGGGGACCACCGCACTGGAAACTTGGATCCCATGGAGCTAATATAGTCATCATCCAAGACATACCTGTAGAGATTATGGTGGAGTTAGATTATCTTGAAACTGGATAAAATTATGGGTGACAATAAACAAAGCTGTTGTCTCCAGAACACACTTGACAGATCAAGTGAGTGGGGAAAGAATGGTTGCACCAAAACAAACAGATTCTGATGTGTGACTAGTCTAATATTGCTAAATATTACTTGCAAAAGATGCAGAGCAAAAACAAGGCAGTTTTGAAAAGTGGTGGTGGGGAtctgatgggaatattttggtcTTTTTTTAGACAgagaaagcaggatagaaataaataaaaggaggagaaaaaataaGAAGAGGGGGGATgaggatgaagaaaaagaagaagaggaagaagataaggaggaaggggagaagaagaagaaaagaggaagaagatttGTGCAGCTGAAAAATCTGCTTTTGAAAAATCCTGACTCTAACACTAAGATTTGCTTAAGTGGCGTAAAGCTATAAAGTAGTCAAACATAAAAACAAGTGGCAGAAAACAGCCACATGATGAATGAAATAATGGTAGGAATTGAAGAAATTACTAAATAGATGAGAGAGAAGGAAGCATGTCAGGAGGTCACAAAGCCAAGGAGATAAGACAAGGAAAATTGtaaaatgagaaagagagaggcagagagaccAAGCAACCCAACTCTTTCCCAAAACGTAGACCAAACGAACTGACCTGGAGAGACCAAAATCAGAGACTTTGACAACACCTTGTTCATTGACCAAGCAATTGCGGGCAGCCTGtgggagagagaagaggaagaggtcTCAAAGGAAGAACATGACAACCTAGAAAGGAAGAGAGAATCACCTCCATCCTTTACTCTCAAGATTCAGCTGCACTAAACTTAGAATAGCACCTTACGATGAAAACCGGTCATTCTGTTTGGAGGAATCTGGGAGCTTTAGTAATTTGCCTCAGGTTATTCAGCATGTTAGTCATTTACGTTCCTCCTGTCACGCATGATCATGGTAGAGAAAGCTAACTGATTATATTACCTGTTACACTGCTTGCCACTTTCTCCATCACTTTCTGTTTTTTGAATGGAGAAAATCCACTTAGGGTTAATAAGGGCAAGTGTAAGAATGTGTCTCCTAAAGTAACATTTGAAATTAATGAGAAACTGTTACACACCATAACAATGAAGTAGCTTTGCTCGTGTTGCTGTTTGCCTCTTGGTTTTTAAAACATAAGTGTGTTTGTTGTTCCCTTTATCCTTTCCCTTTCCAAACAACCATGCTTAGATACTTGTTGCCTTCCAGGCTTTGAATTCTACATTCGTAGAATAAGCAGATTCTTATGGAATTGTCTTCTGGAAGGAAGTCTGGTAACTTTTATTTGGGACACCTAAGTAACCTGTCTTTAGATGTCTcatgctctccagatgtttcaaaACACAACTTCTGTCATAGTTAGTATGACAAGTGGGAGAATGCTGATCTCTGTCCTAATGCTGACAGTCACATCAGTTCCTACTGAGCATGATTTCCCTCACTGCGGAAGACCAAGCAGGTAACAAGGAAGAGATTTCAAAGGAGACTTTTTAAACGTTGTCATCAGCCCCTCATGTGCCAATTTGGGTTTCCTGGTTCTATTTGTAAACAGAAGATTTACAATATTCAATATTCAGTCTTGCAGATACTCCATGTAAGGTTTCTCCCAACTAACTATTTAGTTGCAAGTGGTAAAGCCCAGACAGAGGTTGCCCTACATCGGGAGAGTCGCAAAGAGTATTCAACTCACCAAGTCCCTGTGCAGGAACTGCTTGGACTCCAAGTACTCCATGGCCTCACAAACATCTTTGCACATTTCTAGAAGCTCACTGGCTTGGAAGGACTGCCGACTGTCTCGCAGGTAGTTCAAGAGGCACCCTTTGGACAAGTATTCTGTGACAATCAGGATAGGCCTCTCCTTGGTGCAGACCCCAAACAACTGCACAAGTTTTTCATGAGAGAGGTTCCTGAAGAAGAGCGGGAGAAAGAGCAGAAATCTGAAAGCTTTAGGGACTGGAATTTTGGGCTTGTTTGTCCAGCAGACATAAAGAGGTAGAAGTAATTGCTTAGAATATGTGAGACTGAAATACTAGCCATGTATCTTATTCTTTAAATTACAATAGCAAGTCCCAGAATATCACTGGTtagttgtgtgcctttgagtcatttctggCTGCCTTCAGGTGAACCTGTCATGGGATTCTCTTGGCAAATTTGTTCGGGGGGGTGTGCTTTTTTTCTAAGACAGAGAGCGTATACGTTGGACAGTGGATTTCCAtgttaatatccttcttgaattgtagtgcccaAAACAGGGCATGGGGTTACTCCAGGTGAGGtcagaccaaagcagaatagagtgcaaCTATGTTTACCCTCCTTAGACACTACACTTTTATTGATACAATCCAGAAtcactttttaagctgctgcatcgattttttctcccttctccccttTTTAATCCACTACAGTGATATCTCCCATCCTTTCCAAAAAAAAGGGTTTATGAAACTTAATTTGGCCCTTATGCTCAATGACCTTTCCCTGCCTTTGATGTAAGGGAAGGTTCCTGAAAGAGGTGTGAAGAGAAGAATTTGCTGCCACTCACATCATGACTTTGGCTTCGTCGATAAATGCATCTTCCGACATGGAGCCTTCCTTGATCATTTTGACTGCCACATCATGCTGGCCTCTCCATTTCCCATGCTTCACCACTCCAAACTGCCCTGTCCCAAGCTCTTTTAGGAAGGTCAAGTCCTTTGGATCAATCTCCCATGCACCTAGAACCAATGCAGGACACAAGAATGGATTTAATGGTTGTAGAAAAGGATGCAGAGGTTGGGTACCTTGTGGGGAAACCATTTATCTTTCAGTATTTCAGGGAATCATCCAACAaagtacagtcagctctccatggttttcaccatccatggcttgaaactttaaaaaataataattgtatataatgggacttgagcattcatggattttttgTATCCATACAGGGTACTAGAACTAAATCCCAACAGATACCAAGAATCCACTGCATCACTCCAGGATCCTTTGAGAAATTAAAATGAGCAGCTTTTCATTGAAACCAGGTAatttgtttcacttatccaaagtccAGCTACCATTTCAGGGAAGTATAGTAAAGGATGTGAGCATAACATATAGATACTGCCCCCAAATTCAGAACATTTAGTTATTACCATATCCAAGTCCTGCTGTGGAAGGAGCCGTTTTTTGCTGCGATGACACAGGATACTTCAATCTGGATATAAGCCCTGgaacacatcaaaataatttcTTTATTAAGAACCTATAGCAATacttgtgattactaaaagtatATAAGTTGTGTTCCTACAAAGTGGCAAGACAGCTACTTCAGGTTATAAGGACAAAAGGGAAAGCCAAGCAACTGAAAAGCAGAGAGATACTAGAATGCTGCAATGAAATATCTATAACACAATGAAGACACATGTACATATTTAAAGTGAGCAGGAATGCACTTAAGCCACATAATGAAGGACTAAGAAAACTTTTCAAAAATGAGAAAAGTGTATGTGGTTTGCAAGTGAGAGTACTCATGGGCAGGCTATCACTGGAGAGCAATTGCGGTTTCCTCTTATTAGAAAAATGTATGAAAGAGTGCATGGACAAAGGTCACCAACTAGCTTATGCCATTTATGGGGAAGAAGGAGGAGTCAACTCCTTTGAGTAACAAAGTAGGAAAAGGCACATGCAGAAACCAGAGCTATTGGACCAACATTGCACTGATGCTGCAAAATGTAGCATTTTCTTCATGAATGTTCAATCACATCAATCAATGTTCTCAGCTCTGAGtaattttccccctttcctccacATCATGAAACATCAGTTATTCACCTACCTTCTGTTGAACTCATCTGCTAAGTTCACTTACTAAGATCAGCAATGAGGGGGAATGATCCCACTCAGCTTCTCCTTACCTGCTGAGTTGTGTTGATGGTAGATGATGAGCTCTGGGATGGTGCTGAAGAGGTGCTTTTCTGCCAGGAAATACTGGTTCTGAGGTGTGGAGCAAACTACATAATGGCGGATGGTTCCTTGGGGTTCCCTGTAAAAGCAACCATGCACTGATGATGGCCAGAGTTATAGAAGTTAAGGTTTATgaactccaactctcagaatccctccAACAACATGACCAGTTATTGATGGTTCTAGGAGTTATGGTCCAAAAAACAAACTATGCTAATGTTATAAAGAGACTGGGAAGGGCAGATAACACTCTGGCCTTCAAAGCCCCTCATCTTATACTTTAGACTGACCACACCAGTTTGCACATTAGCAAACTACACTTACCCAGATGATTTGGCAAATACAGAGACAGTATATTTCCCCATGTTCCTGGTGGAATCTCGGACAATGAATCCACCATCTTTGCCctgcaaattagaaaaaaatacagaGGACAATACTGATATATGAAATGCGTAAGTGGATAGGAAACATAGAAAGATCTTCCCATATACCAGAAAGATTCTTGCTGCTGTAGAAAGAGGAACCACAGCCCCTTAGGTTTAATCAGAACTTATCAAATCTTTGTTTCTGTCAAAGTAACAGGCAGGACTCAGAGCTGTTCCTCCCATTAAGGAGATGGAGGCAAACACTTTTTAGACAGAAGACTTGGAAAGGGTAGTATGTTGTTAATTATTTATCAAAGCAATGGTTTGTATGTTTGATTTTCCCATTTCTTCTCTCCAACAAGCTTTCCATATTTGTGCACTCACCTCTTGCTTTAGCAGCTGCTCTGCTTGCCTTCTGGTGATGTTTTTCGAATACCACCTGAAAcataaaatgatgcatttttTCTGTCGTTCTTATTGTTATGTCCCTTCAAGTCTCCTCTGACTTAAGGTAATCCAAttctagggttttcttggaaagatttatttgGAAAATTTGTCAGTGCCATtctctgaagctgaaagactGGAATAGGGCTGCAGGGGGTGTACACAATGAGGCTCAAACATTTTCTGTTAGTTAGTTAGAGGAGAACTACTAACTGTCCAATTTTCTCTGAAGCCTACATTATTGAAGTAGATGACCCTATGAAGGGAAGGTGAAGACATTCAAAGATGGAAACTGATGAAGCATTTCTATAAAAGGTTTTCCCAATGATATTAAGTTCTGTCCTCAGATCAGCCATTCCAAAGACACTCACTCAAATATTTCCAGCGAATCTCTTGCTTCAGTGACATAGTTGCTAGGAATATAACCTTGTTTCCTACaggagagaagaaaataaaacaacaagCTATTATTTGGAATGGAGAATGAGCCATATAAGTAAAGAACCGTACTATGTGGCATCCACACAAGTGCTATCAACACAAGAGAAGGCTTTGAACCCTCTTCGCTCTGGGCTTCTTACCCCGCTTGGTCTTGGGCTCTCCACCAAGACTCATTGCTCTCCTCAAGGACCAGGTACTCTTCACCTTTCTGCAGCTGCAAATCCTGCTCATTCATAGGTGTGTAGTCATAGAGAGCCACAACCTTCCATGTCTTAGATGGGGTGCTGGCTGTTGGCGTGGGGGGCAGCTGCTTCTTCATCATCTTGGAAGACATGAAACAGAACAGTAGAAAAGTATTTAGGTGGCCTCTCCCAGAGCCACACCTCATACTTTCTGCAGAAATTGCTGGTGTTGCTCATACCTGGTTCTCCTCTGGAGTTGGAGGTAGGGGTTTGTCGGCCTTTTGAATAGAACCGCCACTTCTGGAACCTTCTTGGGGAAGAAAAGCAGATGTTCAAGTTTACATACAG from Anolis carolinensis isolate JA03-04 unplaced genomic scaffold, rAnoCar3.1.pri scaffold_12, whole genome shotgun sequence encodes the following:
- the btk gene encoding tyrosine-protein kinase BTK isoform X2, which gives rise to MSNVLLESIFLKRSQQKKKTSPLNFKKRFFLLTESKLSYYEYDFERGRRGSKKGSVDVEKVTCVETVTPESNPPPERRIPEKKGDDLNEPEQISIIERFPYPFQVVYDEGPLYVFSPTEELRSRWIHQLKGVIRYNSNLAQKYHPCFWTDGQYLCCLQTAKTAMGCQIVGDKRRSSRSGGSIQKADKPLPPTPEENQMMKKQLPPTPTASTPSKTWKVVALYDYTPMNEQDLQLQKGEEYLVLEESNESWWRAQDQAGKQGYIPSNYVTEARDSLEIFEWYSKNITRRQAEQLLKQEGKDGGFIVRDSTRNMGKYTVSVFAKSSGEPQGTIRHYVVCSTPQNQYFLAEKHLFSTIPELIIYHQHNSAGLISRLKYPVSSQQKTAPSTAGLGYGAWEIDPKDLTFLKELGTGQFGVVKHGKWRGQHDVAVKMIKEGSMSEDAFIDEAKVMMNLSHEKLVQLFGVCTKERPILIVTEYLSKGCLLNYLRDSRQSFQASELLEMCKDVCEAMEYLESKQFLHRDLAARNCLVNEQGVVKVSDFGLSRYVLDDDYISSMGSKFPVRWSPPEVLLYSKFSSKSDVWAFGVLMWELYSLGKMPYERFSNSETTDHVTKGLRLYRPQLASDRVYSIMYSCWHEKPEERPTFHVLLGHIVDLTNEDP
- the btk gene encoding tyrosine-protein kinase BTK isoform X1; amino-acid sequence: MSNVLLESIFLKRSQQKKKTSPLNFKKRFFLLTESKLSYYEYDFERGRRGSKKGSVDVEKVTCVETVTPESNPPPERRIPEKKGDDLNEPEQISIIERFPYPFQVVYDEGPLYVFSPTEELRSRWIHQLKGVIRYNSNLAQKYHPCFWTDGQYLCCLQTAKTAMGCQIVGDKRRKGSRSGGSIQKADKPLPPTPEENQMMKKQLPPTPTASTPSKTWKVVALYDYTPMNEQDLQLQKGEEYLVLEESNESWWRAQDQAGKQGYIPSNYVTEARDSLEIFEWYSKNITRRQAEQLLKQEGKDGGFIVRDSTRNMGKYTVSVFAKSSGEPQGTIRHYVVCSTPQNQYFLAEKHLFSTIPELIIYHQHNSAGLISRLKYPVSSQQKTAPSTAGLGYGAWEIDPKDLTFLKELGTGQFGVVKHGKWRGQHDVAVKMIKEGSMSEDAFIDEAKVMMNLSHEKLVQLFGVCTKERPILIVTEYLSKGCLLNYLRDSRQSFQASELLEMCKDVCEAMEYLESKQFLHRDLAARNCLVNEQGVVKVSDFGLSRYVLDDDYISSMGSKFPVRWSPPEVLLYSKFSSKSDVWAFGVLMWELYSLGKMPYERFSNSETTDHVTKGLRLYRPQLASDRVYSIMYSCWHEKPEERPTFHVLLGHIVDLTNEDP